One Streptomyces mobaraensis NBRC 13819 = DSM 40847 DNA segment encodes these proteins:
- a CDS encoding AfsR/SARP family transcriptional regulator, whose translation MRIDVLGAVRAFHDDGTPVDLGGPRHREVLARLVAAGGRMVPTDTLVEDLWAEPPVRAVGALRTFVAALRRALEPGRPPRTPPRVLVTEGPGYALCLPRDAVDVHRFEDALARARRAPDALAGLDAALAAWRGPAYADVSGSVWAQRERARLEELRLEGVELRARLLLDSGSGAELVAELGAHVSEHPWREPAWGLLARALYRAGRQADALAVLRRARTMLVEQFGLDPGAEIRRLETDILRGAITLQPAPSLWGTGVRLGPRTTVELARTLALAGGDALVHSRRDRLAAVQAAERTGDIALTARVIGAYDVPALWSRADDPEQSRAVVAAAERTLTALGAGGPAELRARLLATVAVESRSADRPAIERRRAGQAAREAEALARGLGDPALLVFALNGVFLQSFARPGLAAARDMVGAEILGLAARHGLADFAVLGHLIRLQSASALGDLDTAAAHAEAAEQLAVSTEASLVPVLTGWFRARVTAARSAEPGGPSAATAAARYRAAEDALAGTAGMPGLHRGLFALALLGLRLLHERPAPTDPALDWGPYRPWTRPLVLLAHNRDEEARTALTMAPEPPPDHMQEALWCLIAHAAARLDERPVAARAATALRPARSEDAGGASGMLTLGPVARYLAKAQACADKV comes from the coding sequence ATGCGAATCGACGTCCTCGGTGCCGTACGGGCTTTCCACGACGACGGCACCCCGGTTGACCTGGGCGGTCCCCGCCACCGCGAGGTACTCGCCCGGCTTGTCGCCGCCGGGGGGCGGATGGTCCCCACCGACACCCTTGTGGAGGACCTGTGGGCCGAGCCTCCGGTGCGGGCCGTGGGTGCGTTGCGTACGTTCGTCGCCGCGCTGCGCCGCGCTCTCGAACCCGGGCGGCCGCCCCGCACTCCGCCGCGCGTACTGGTCACGGAAGGGCCCGGCTACGCTCTGTGTCTGCCGCGCGACGCCGTGGACGTTCACCGGTTCGAGGACGCTCTGGCCCGCGCCCGGCGTGCCCCGGATGCGCTGGCCGGCCTCGACGCGGCCCTCGCGGCGTGGCGTGGTCCGGCCTATGCCGACGTGAGCGGTTCCGTGTGGGCCCAGCGCGAGCGGGCACGGCTGGAGGAGCTGAGATTGGAGGGGGTGGAACTGCGCGCCCGCCTGCTGCTCGATTCCGGTTCCGGAGCCGAGCTGGTGGCCGAGCTGGGCGCTCATGTCAGCGAACATCCCTGGCGTGAACCGGCCTGGGGGCTGCTGGCCCGCGCGCTGTACCGGGCAGGCCGTCAGGCGGATGCGCTGGCCGTCCTCCGGCGCGCCCGCACCATGCTGGTGGAGCAGTTCGGGCTCGACCCCGGCGCCGAGATCCGGCGTCTGGAGACGGACATTCTCCGCGGAGCCATAACGCTCCAGCCCGCGCCTTCCCTGTGGGGCACCGGCGTGCGGCTCGGGCCGCGCACCACCGTCGAGCTGGCCCGCACTTTGGCCTTGGCGGGTGGTGACGCCCTCGTGCACTCGCGGCGCGACCGCCTGGCCGCCGTCCAGGCGGCGGAGCGCACCGGAGACATCGCCCTGACCGCCCGTGTCATCGGCGCCTACGATGTGCCCGCCCTGTGGAGCCGGGCCGATGATCCCGAGCAGTCCCGTGCCGTCGTCGCGGCGGCCGAGCGTACGCTCACCGCGCTCGGCGCCGGCGGTCCTGCCGAACTGCGCGCCCGCCTGCTGGCCACCGTCGCGGTCGAAAGCCGCAGCGCCGATCGGCCCGCCATCGAGCGCCGGCGCGCCGGGCAGGCGGCGCGCGAGGCCGAGGCGCTGGCCCGGGGGCTGGGCGATCCGGCCCTGCTGGTCTTCGCCCTCAACGGCGTGTTCCTCCAGTCCTTCGCCCGGCCCGGGCTCGCGGCGGCGCGGGACATGGTCGGCGCCGAGATCCTCGGCCTGGCCGCTCGCCATGGGCTGGCGGACTTCGCCGTGCTCGGCCACCTGATCCGTCTGCAATCGGCCTCCGCTCTCGGTGACCTCGACACCGCGGCCGCACACGCCGAGGCCGCCGAGCAGCTGGCCGTCAGCACCGAGGCATCTCTCGTGCCCGTGCTCACCGGCTGGTTCCGGGCCCGGGTCACCGCCGCCCGCAGCGCCGAACCGGGCGGGCCGAGTGCCGCCACGGCCGCGGCGCGGTACCGCGCCGCCGAGGACGCTCTGGCCGGGACGGCGGGCATGCCCGGGCTGCACCGCGGCCTGTTCGCCCTGGCCCTCTTGGGTCTGCGTCTCCTGCACGAGCGTCCCGCGCCCACCGATCCCGCCCTCGACTGGGGCCCGTACCGCCCTTGGACGCGCCCTTTGGTGCTGCTCGCCCACAACCGTGACGAAGAGGCCCGTACCGCCCTGACCATGGCACCCGAACCACCCCCCGACCACATGCAGGAAGCACTCTGGTGCCTGATCGCTCACGCCGCCGCCCGCCTCGACGAGCGCCCGGTCGCCGCCCGCGCGGCAACGGCTCTGCGCCCTGCCCGCAGCGAGGACGCGGGCGGGGCGAGCGGGATGCTCACCCTGGGACCGGTGGCACGGTACCTGGCGAAGGCGCAGGCATGCGCCGACAAGGTTTGA
- a CDS encoding alpha/beta fold hydrolase codes for MTLAIPGFDHLRLPGADKVELAAAVGGQGSPLVLLHGFPQTHLMWRHVAERLADEHTVICPDLRGYGASDKPAATGPEVYSKRTMAADIVALAAALGHERFALVGHDRGALVAFRAGLDHPETLTHLGILDVVPTLDMWNVLHGIPAAVGYHLFLMAQPPGLPETMITNSADTFFGSFLDAWSSNPSAIPEPVRSAYLQASTAAVPSIVADYRASASIDVTHDQADQDAGSQLAMPVTVVQQDWGARLGYDAASIWRAWAPDLDHRLTGAGHYMAEEAPDEITEAIRDLLLR; via the coding sequence ATGACACTCGCCATCCCCGGCTTCGACCACCTACGCCTGCCCGGCGCCGACAAAGTGGAGCTGGCCGCAGCCGTCGGCGGCCAGGGCAGCCCACTCGTGCTGCTGCACGGCTTCCCCCAGACCCACCTGATGTGGCGGCACGTCGCCGAACGGCTCGCCGACGAGCACACGGTGATCTGCCCCGACCTGCGCGGCTACGGCGCCAGTGACAAGCCGGCGGCCACCGGCCCCGAGGTGTACTCCAAACGCACCATGGCCGCCGACATCGTCGCCCTGGCGGCGGCCCTCGGCCATGAGCGCTTCGCCCTCGTCGGCCACGACCGGGGCGCCCTGGTCGCCTTCCGGGCAGGACTGGACCACCCCGAGACCCTCACACACCTGGGCATCCTCGACGTCGTACCGACCCTGGACATGTGGAACGTCCTGCACGGCATCCCGGCAGCGGTCGGCTACCACCTGTTCCTCATGGCGCAGCCGCCCGGCCTGCCGGAGACAATGATCACCAACAGCGCCGACACCTTCTTCGGCTCCTTCCTCGACGCCTGGTCCAGCAACCCGTCCGCCATACCGGAACCGGTCCGCTCCGCCTACCTGCAGGCCAGCACCGCGGCCGTGCCGTCGATCGTCGCGGACTACCGGGCCTCGGCGAGCATCGACGTCACACACGACCAAGCGGACCAAGACGCCGGCTCCCAGCTGGCCATGCCCGTGACGGTCGTCCAGCAGGACTGGGGCGCACGACTGGGCTACGACGCCGCATCCATCTGGCGCGCATGGGCACCGGACCTGGACCATCGCCTGACCGGCGCGGGGCACTACATGGCCGAGGAGGCGCCCGACGAGATCACCGAGGCGATCCGCGACCTGCTGCTCCGCTGA
- a CDS encoding transposase — protein sequence MAQLLRLRAAGELRTAHVRLVADAVGVHIRTVWTWLAQAEGTGSPEKPERRRFRVTEEVIEVLADYQGNVKRAHERLVEMAVAAGERPPGLTTLHDAIARDLDPGFMAGLREGIPAARGFDPAFQRPAVARNQVWEGDHKQAETVVMMPDGKPAKVWVTWFEDRGTGYVMGWAVTAGSAHRGSVLAAVRASVLREAPYGPPGGLPHLVRVDGGADFLSKTVRRAFGLLGVPVHQVRSARHKGGVERLNRTSMTRFFADLPRYTKAPRLDHRRRLGDTDPPLMFEEFVRLLGEWVHQHNTEHVIERTGMTPLEAWQADPTEIRPEPSASELRAFMLESDHRPRKITSHGWSSTAAPICPRTGWAGSGSRSVCAGCRTTPTRSTSTPSAATATWPGLPQQRGQRGTAGQGAPRTRRAQPGPATRPETLRRAPTGTPPAVHPARGARARCAYDRAGGPRRT from the coding sequence GTGGCTCAGCTGTTGCGGCTGCGGGCCGCGGGGGAGTTGCGGACGGCACATGTGCGGCTGGTCGCTGACGCGGTGGGTGTGCACATCAGGACGGTGTGGACCTGGCTGGCGCAAGCGGAGGGGACCGGCAGTCCGGAGAAGCCGGAACGCCGCCGGTTCCGGGTCACCGAGGAGGTCATCGAAGTCCTCGCCGACTATCAGGGCAATGTGAAGCGCGCTCACGAGCGCCTGGTCGAGATGGCCGTGGCGGCGGGGGAGCGGCCGCCGGGTTTGACCACGCTGCACGATGCGATCGCTCGTGATCTCGATCCGGGTTTCATGGCAGGGCTGCGGGAGGGCATTCCGGCTGCGCGGGGGTTCGATCCGGCTTTCCAGCGGCCGGCGGTGGCCCGGAACCAGGTGTGGGAGGGCGACCACAAGCAGGCCGAGACCGTCGTGATGATGCCCGATGGCAAGCCGGCGAAGGTGTGGGTGACGTGGTTCGAGGACCGCGGTACCGGCTATGTGATGGGCTGGGCGGTCACCGCCGGCTCCGCGCACCGCGGCTCCGTCCTCGCCGCTGTACGCGCCTCCGTCCTCCGCGAAGCTCCTTACGGCCCGCCGGGCGGGCTGCCGCACTTGGTGCGCGTCGACGGCGGCGCCGATTTCCTCTCCAAGACCGTCCGACGGGCCTTCGGCCTCCTTGGCGTCCCGGTCCACCAGGTGCGCAGCGCCCGCCACAAGGGCGGTGTCGAGCGGCTGAACCGCACCAGCATGACCCGCTTCTTCGCCGACCTGCCCCGCTACACGAAAGCGCCCCGCCTCGATCACCGTCGCCGCCTCGGAGACACGGACCCGCCGCTGATGTTCGAGGAGTTCGTGCGCCTGCTGGGCGAGTGGGTCCACCAGCACAACACCGAGCACGTCATCGAGCGCACCGGGATGACCCCGCTTGAGGCCTGGCAGGCGGATCCCACCGAGATCAGGCCCGAGCCGAGCGCGTCCGAGCTGCGCGCCTTCATGCTGGAGAGCGACCACCGGCCCCGTAAGATCACCAGTCACGGGTGGAGTTCAACCGCCGCGCCTATATGCCCGAGAACGGGGTGGGCCGGATCGGGCTCGAGGTCCGTGTGCGCTGGATGCCGCACCACACCCACGAGGTCGACCTCTACACCTTCCGCGGCAACCGCTACCTGGCCGGGCCTTCCTCAGCAACGAGGCCAGCGAGGAACTGCGGGCCAAGGTGCTCCTCGAACGCGACGAGCACAGCCAGGCCCTGCGACGCGCCCTGAAACGCTCCGGCGAGCGCCGACGGGAACGCCACCTGCCGTCCACCCGGCCCGAGGTGCCCGTGCGCGCTGTGCGTATGACCGAGCAGGAGGCCCGCGCCGAACTTGA
- a CDS encoding ATP-binding protein — MISEVPPQSWEPGDMEPEFYLDVPGARLVTTDVLLQVQDTIAETVEARAMSLIYGESGLGKTFATRAALKTIAPDLLLSLQFARSRPGPKDLREELFHQLRLPGKMPGTATPLYRQLMAALPRRPYVIVCDEAQQYNRACFELIRNLWDNSRKQRPAVLFIGGHEAYDTLQSDPSLASRLCARREVKAMSPEEMLQVIPLTHAIWATAGPELLEHIDVRHADGSMREWAKVTHYALKGLKHFKTDTVDQQVADWALAQC, encoded by the coding sequence GTGATCAGTGAAGTGCCGCCCCAGTCTTGGGAGCCGGGGGACATGGAGCCGGAGTTCTACCTCGATGTTCCCGGCGCGAGGCTGGTGACGACCGATGTGCTGCTCCAGGTCCAGGACACGATCGCCGAGACGGTCGAGGCGAGGGCGATGTCGCTGATCTACGGCGAGTCCGGTCTGGGCAAGACGTTCGCCACCCGCGCCGCGCTCAAGACCATCGCACCGGATCTGTTGCTGTCCCTGCAGTTCGCCCGCTCGCGCCCGGGCCCGAAAGACCTGCGCGAGGAACTTTTCCACCAGCTGCGCCTGCCCGGGAAGATGCCGGGCACCGCCACCCCCTTGTACCGGCAGCTGATGGCCGCGCTGCCGCGGCGCCCGTACGTGATCGTGTGCGACGAGGCCCAGCAGTACAACCGCGCCTGTTTCGAGCTGATCCGCAACCTCTGGGACAACAGCCGAAAACAGCGGCCGGCCGTGCTGTTCATCGGCGGGCACGAGGCGTACGACACCCTGCAGAGCGACCCGTCCCTGGCCTCCCGGCTGTGCGCCCGGCGCGAGGTGAAGGCCATGTCTCCCGAAGAAATGCTGCAGGTCATCCCGCTGACCCATGCCATCTGGGCCACTGCCGGCCCCGAACTCCTCGAGCACATCGACGTGCGTCACGCCGACGGCTCGATGCGCGAGTGGGCCAAGGTCACCCACTACGCCCTGAAAGGCCTGAAGCACTTCAAGACGGACACGGTCGATCAGCAGGTAGCTGACTGGGCCCTGGCCCAGTGCTGA
- a CDS encoding ATP-binding protein produces MLTAARRGGTGPLLAPVPNPVDPSAHFLDGEGLQGLCTPGLLDVSRAVEVCFARRAMLCVTGASGVGKTFAAHAVARGPPSPPVHACSACPPAPPRPTCARLSMTPFTFPARRPTTPGCATPPSWTRWPPGPQTVVVDEAHQLSLAALEYLRYLYDSLPDGLCTVLIAGEKSESVLRDTPIAGHPGRPVVRDPPAGC; encoded by the coding sequence GTGCTGACGGCTGCCCGGCGCGGCGGCACCGGCCCGTTGCTCGCCCCGGTGCCGAACCCCGTTGATCCCTCAGCGCACTTCCTGGACGGTGAAGGCCTTCAAGGGCTGTGCACCCCCGGCCTCCTGGACGTTAGCCGCGCCGTCGAGGTCTGCTTCGCCCGGCGCGCGATGCTCTGTGTGACCGGTGCCTCCGGTGTGGGCAAGACCTTCGCCGCCCACGCCGTTGCTCGCGGGCCACCCAGCCCACCGGTCCATGCGTGCTCAGCCTGCCCTCCCGCCCCACCCCGGCCGACCTGCGCACGGCTTTCCATGACGCCCTTCACCTTCCCGGCCCGCCGCCCGACGACCCCGGGGTGTGCGACGCCGCCGTCCTGGACGCGCTGGCCGCCGGGCCCGCAGACCGTGGTGGTCGACGAAGCACACCAGCTTTCCCTCGCCGCCCTCGAGTACCTGCGCTACCTCTACGACAGCCTGCCCGACGGCCTGTGCACCGTGCTGATCGCCGGAGAGAAGAGCGAGAGCGTGCTGCGCGATACGCCGATTGCTGGGCACCCGGGCCGCCCTGTGGTGCGAGATCCGCCCGCTGGATGCTGA